From the Juglans microcarpa x Juglans regia isolate MS1-56 chromosome 3D, Jm3101_v1.0, whole genome shotgun sequence genome, the window tgaatagtaaccgatgagaagaattttttaaaaaacaattgcagTGACTAGAACAACCACTACCTACATAGATGGGTAAAGaacatttctctatttcttttttcttttttctaatcaCTGTAAAGAACAAATAATCATGTAACAAAATCTACATATTCAGCATCGAATATGTAAATTAAAGGAGTGCAACCTTATTTCCCATTCAAGAAAATGTGACTAGGTAATTGGAAGCATGGCAGTGGACCTAAAATCGAATTATCACAACAAGTACTTCTCAACAACAATCCGGCCAAACTTTTCTCGGACATCCTTTGGAGTTTCAATCTGAAAATCTCAGAAATAAGAACAGATCAGCATGAAAATTCATAGACTAAACCAGTTcaaatgcattaatatattgtataatggCCTAGCTACTTGCTGCATTAAGAGCTTTGAAGAGTCTTAACAGTGTTGTGAGGATTCTGCATTGAGCGAACGTCGAACTATAAAGAGTTATTCCTGGTCAAGTACCAATGGCGGCAAATCTGCATCCTCTTGTAGCAGAATCATGGGGTGCATATTTAGCTACACAAGTTTTCTCTGAGTTGGGGATATAGGAAAGTTAGAGTTGGAGGAGGATTCAAGGATAGTAGTGAACAATATCATGAATATCCTAAATGATCTATGATACTAGATGTTGTCAAAACTATAAAATGAGAAGATCAAGCATGTTCAAAGGGCAGTAGGGCTGCAAACCAATCGTGTCAAGTCGGATTTGAACAAGGATACTCGAGTTCAATGAGCATGTTTACTCATTCGACCTCGACTCGAACTCAAatatctttatttgaattcGGCTTGTTAATCATTAATGTTGTTTGAATTCGGCTCGAAATTGACTAAAAATAAACAGCGAccgaagcttttttttttttaagattctaAATCTtatgttttcattaataaaaaaaaaattaaattttaaaaacaacagTAACATTTAAGTATTCAAGGAAATAGTTTTGATTAAAAAGTTCTTATagtataacttttttatgaaataaattaacttatagttataaatttaaaaaataatacataagataaatataataaactataccatttaatatatatagataagataataaatcaaaatttctagttgtataatatattattatataaattatccTATACACACTTTGAGAACAtaataaagatattaaataatgtaaattataaataaattaataatatataattaaatatataaaatataactaatatgtaataaatataacacatacatatataacacATTACAAGCTTTGAAATGAGTTCAAATGAGTCAAGTCGAGCTTATATGAGCTTTGTTCACGAGCCTAAATCGAGTTAATTTTATACAAGTTTTGCTCGTTTAATATTTGAACCTATATTAGTGTTTACAAATATCTCAGTATTAAATGAATCGTACTCAAACTAAGTATAcacgagtcgagttcgagcTGTTCACGAGATTCTCTGTTCATTTGCAGCGCTATAGGGCAACTAATAAAGCAACTAAAAAatgtaacattttttatatattagttttgtGCAAACTAATATACAAGCAGGAGGTATGGTTTCGACACGTTTtttatagatgaaaaataataggttgaggaaaaatagTAGTTGGGAaacaaataatttaagtaaaaattaaattattaattaatatatggttagtgtagttacaaaatatgaaaaaaatttaaaaaaaactattaaaaaatattatattattattttgactaatccaatatgaaattatatcttaatgattttggttttatacaaaatatgtatttttatctaaattttagagatgattttaattaaaCCAATGCCAATACTCTTAGATTTCGATCCACCAGCGATTACAAGAAGCCAGTAACTATGTTGTagagtgttttttttaaataaaaaatcaatctttttctgttataaagaaattaacttatattttaaaaaagaaattatattggCATGTGATAGACTTTAATTCGACTacgtattttcttttcttattaagtttataaaagaaaattttcatgaaAACTTTCTCATCCGAAgttaattttaatgaaaacaaTAAATCCAGTTTGAAGTTGACTTATGAggtatttggatagtgagatgagatgagatggttttagataagttgaataaaatattattataattttatttttttaatattattactattttaagatttgaaaaggttaaattatttattatattttgtgttaaaatctagaaaaattgtaataattagatgagataagatgagataagttaagagtGTTTCTCAATCTAAACGACTCCTTATTCGCTCGGCCAATTGTCGGAATGTGTACGAGATACCATAAGGGCCCAATATCTCAATAGCACGTTTGTCTAAGATcacgtttagatagtgaaagtgtttcattttatctcattttttaattacaattttttcaaatttcaatacaaaatataataaaaaaattcaatttttttaattcttaaaacattaataatattaaaacataatattctaacaatattttatttaacttttatctcaactcattatccaaatggcACCTAAAGCTTCAAATGAGACTTCATATCCAAAATGCAGGAATGATCTGTCATTCAAAACTTGATCGAAGAACCAGCGTTTATTGAGAAGTTATAGAGTCAATTACAAAAAGTAATAGTTTGAAATGGTCATTGGAATTTATCCGCTACGGGATTTACATTAGAGAAAACCTTCTTATGCATCAGCCATTGTGCCAAACCCTACACCCCATACTCTACGTGTCAACTGGTTCTGTATTTTGAGTTTCTCCTCTTTGTTGAATCAACTGAACAGCTTGacgagagagagcttgaggggagagagagagagagagagaggtcgaagagagaaagagagggggagagagagcttTAGGAGAGAGAGGTCGAAGAGAGAGATTGAGGAGGGAGATGTAGATGAGAGACATCGGTTGGATTCAATGATGAGGGTCTGAcatctaaaaaaaacaaaaagttgtgTGCAGTGTGGGGTGGAAAAAGTTGTTGATGTATAACAAGACTCTTTATATCATACAACAGAAAGTAAGAATCATAGGAGATAAATCAATCAATAGGAATGTGGATTTTCTATGATTTTGGAGAAGGAGATAATGGGCCTGAGACCGGACTCTTTCCTCCCTCCCGATTCCATTAATTTCCAGCCTGAAATTTGAATGATCTAAAATTTCTTTCCAATTCCGTATATCAATTAAGAGAAACACTATTTTTGCTGCCCCAATGACACTGCTCAAGTATACcgcttgataattttttttatttaatgattaagaaagtgattttaagtatattcatgtattttttttttaaaattattaaaatatattaaaaacgtgtgaataaaaaaatgaaaaaaaaaagaagttgcaAAAGCAACTGAAGGTAAGACTGAGCGATGCTACTCAGGCGGTAGAATAGCACCGCTCATCAATTAATGGGGACATCGAGAGGGAAGACCCCActtacttttttctctccatttccagaaaaattaatgttagatacaattataGATTATGCAAACACCGtgcattcttttaaaaaaagagtcaGGTCcacaattaaaaatttagtttttttcatatgagtctcatatttaatcattttttttcaaaaaaagtgcACGGCGCCTACGTACTCTATGActccaaatatcatttctctttcttagaTAATATTACAAGAGGCGTTAGGGATTCAACGGAATTTGgataatgatagacttactaCTTGTTTActactctctttatttttttaaaatttttatttttacttaatggttaaaaagtgattatttgtgaagttgtatatttttaattttttattaatgattaaggatattaaaaaaaatacttaaaaataataaaaataaaactaaaaatacatTATGGAGTAATAAATGAGTGGTAAGAAATAATAAGTCGATCATTATCCATTCAATTTCTACATTCCAATCTTCTCATGATACTATACcttctaacaaataaaaaagatccTACTTTGTATAtcgagaaagaaaaatgatatttacagttgtgaattatgtaactatcgtataatctttttaaaaaagtgtaaatacgagagttatatgaaaaaaattaattttttaataataaacccctattttttttaaataattgggTGACCCTTACgtactccacgactgtatataatattactcaaaaaaaTCTCACTGATTGTTATGAtagtgcaaaaatatttttcttagttttttttaaattataataatatttaaaaaaaatcacaaaaatactTGTTTAACTATTAAACAGAGGACTGCTAGAGGAACGTAGGGATCCCACAAACTAACGTGTCAATACCACGTccagttaaaatttttttctttttttttcccctccccaGCCCTAATTCCCCCTTTCCCCTCCCCCTGATCCCTTCCCCGTCACAAACCCACGCCGTTTTCCCAAGCAAAGAGCCAGCTTTCTCTTATATTCATTCTATTTTCCTTTGCAAATTTTTCAACAAACAAACAGATTAGGATTTTCCCTCTCAACAACCAGACAcagaacaaattttattttctattcattttctcaacaacccAACAAGAACAAGCTGCGATTTTCCCTCTCAACAACTAAATAGagaacaaatattattttcttttcattttctcaacaaccaaacaaaattttccctttcattttctcaacaaccaaacatagaGAAGTATTCGGATACAAAGGGATGGGCAGTGGGGGGAAGAGAGTGGGTTGTGGGTGATGGTGGTACTAGGTTGACACCAGAAAGACGTCGACAGTGACACTAGGTAGAGAATCTCGTCGGCGGCACTAGGAGGGTCACGATCGTCGGCTGGCAGTGAGGAGAGTGGCAAAGGAGAGGCTTCCATGCGTTGTCGGTTGGTAATGAGGAGAGTGGCAGAAGAAAGGGCTTCCATGCGTTATCGACGGAGGAGAGTCATGATCGTCGGCGGTGCTAAGGATATTGGCCTTCGTAAGGGTAAGGGGGAGGAAGGGAGAGGCATGGGAAGGGGGAGAAGGGGAGAGGGAAGTAAaaaggaaggggaaaaaaaaagattaagagaAAGAGACGTTGgggagaaagggaaaaagaaaaaaataacacatgGCATATTATCAGTGTGTCACATCTGTTTGTGGGATCTTTTTGTGTGATTCTTTTATATCtatattgttttcctttttttcctttctcctcGACGTCCCTTTCTcttaatctcttttttttttccttcctttttacTTCCCTCTCCCCTTCTCCCCTCCTTCTCGTGCCTCTCCCCTCCTCTCCCCTTACCCTTACGAAGGCCACTCTCCTTAGCATCGCTAACGATCGTGACTCTCCTCCGCTGACAATGCACAGAAGCCCCCTCCTCTGTCAATCTCCTCACTACCAGCCGGCAACGCACGGAAGCCCCTCCTCTGCCACTCTCCTCACTGCCAGCCGACAATCATGACCCTCCCAGTGCTGCTGACGAGATTCTCTACCCAGTGTCGCTCCCGACGTCTTTCTGGCGTCAACCCAGTACCATCGTCGCCCACAACCCATTTTGTTTCCCCGCTGCCCATCCCTCTGCCCATCCCTCTGCTGTTGAATACTTCTCTATGTTTGattgttgagaaaatgaaatagaaaattttgtttggttgttgagaaaatgaaaagaaaataatatttgttctCTATTTAATTGTTGAGAGAGAAAATTGCAGCTTGTTCTTGTTgggttgttgagaaaatgaatggaaaataaaatttgttctgTCTGGTTGTTGAGAGGGAAAATCCTAATCTGTTTGTTTGTTGacaaattgcaaaagaaaatagaatgaaTATAAGAGAACATTGACTCTTTACTGGAGAAAACGGCGTGGGTTTGCGACGGGGAAAGGAGGGGGAGGGGAAAGGGGAATTGGGGctgaggagggaaaaaaaaaaaaagaaaaaaaaaacttaactaGACGTGGCATATTATTAGTGTGTCACATCTATTTGTGAGATCtttttatgtgattattttatatctatattgttttaaaaaaaaaactggtgaaTTTGTAAGTGCGAATATCACTTCCCTAAGAAAAATAACATCGATAAGCAACTCCataaccacccccccccccccccccccccccaacaacaAAAACACGGGTTTACacccaccctctctctctctctctctaccctcAAACCAAAGGTCGGATTTGAATCAACTGGCCGATAATTTCTTCCCAAGTTAGACCATTGAATTGGGCAAGGGCTATTGGCTGCGAATGGAGGCGCAACCTGGCGGTGGTCAAAGACGGCTAGGCGATGAGCGGTTCTAGGGCAGTTCCCTATTTGCTGGAGGATGACTGAGTCACGTCCACTGTGGTGGCTTCGGGTTGCATCCGAGAGAGTGGAGGTGAGGGAGCTTCTCGCACGACGTTGGTGGTCAAGCAAATGTGAGTATGGTGGCGTGCGACGGGGCTGGGTTGAGGAGTAAGAAGACGCTCTGTTTAGAAGAGTAGAGACCGGGGTGATTGTGGCTTACGGTAGTTGTCGCGGGGGAGGTCCTGGGCGGCATCATGGTCCTTGGGTGGTTACTTCCAGAAGTGGGTGGCTCGCTGGTGTCACGGCATGGCGCGAGTGCCTGGCAGAGGAAGAAGAATTGACAGTCTGAAATCGAGACACGGAGAGAGGAGAAAGGGATCCATTGTTTTAGGAGGTGTAAAATACAACTAAACACCAAGTCCGGTTTGAATTTTTTCACTATATTACTCTGCCTCTGTTATCGGACGAATGAAGGATATTTAGTGGAAATCTGTCTTGACTGCTGCGAATCAAAGCAAAATGGTGCAGCTCTTGAAGAAGCAAACAAAGACTCTCACTTCCTTTACATGTCTCTTCcagtctctctctttttcttcctccaccAAACACCCCAACCATTCATCATACGTAAAACCCAATCAAAATCCACTTTCCTCTCTCACAAACGTCCTTCCTTATCCCAGTAGCGACACAAATGTCATCCCCTTCTCATCATCAAAGACCCATCTTTATGCCTCCTTCTTCTGCACCCTCATCCACCTCTACTTGACGTGTGGAAGATTTTCCAAAGCCTCTCAAGCCTTCTTCTCTCTGCGAAACCACGGTATCGTTCCCATTGTGCCCTTGTGGAATCGGCTACTATACGAATTCAATGCCTCTGGTTTGGTTGATCAGGTATGGGTTCTTTACAATGACATGCTCGCTTGTGGGGTTCTGCCTAATGTTTTCACCTTCAACATATTGGTTCATTCTTGGTGCAAAGTGGGGAAGTTGGGTCTGGCATTGGATTTTCTTCGGAGTGCGGACGTTGATACTGTTACCTATAATACTGTCATTTGGGGGTTCTGTGAACAAGGATTGGCTAATCAGGCTTTTGGGTTTTTGTCAGAAATGGTAAAGAAGGGGTGTATCTAGATTCTATTACTGTAAACATATTGGTTAATGGGTTTTGCAAAATTGGGCTGGTAAAGCATGCAGAGTGGGTCATGGATGATTTAGTAAGTGGGGGGATTCGTCGAGATACTATGGGTTTGAATTCTTTGATTAATGGGTATTGCAAAGCGGGGGAAGTTGACCACGCATTCAAATGGATGGAGAATAGGAAAAATAACGGTTTTTTGCCTGACATTGTTACTTATAATACTTTGATAAATGGGTTTTGCAAGATGGGTGATTTTGTTCAGGCCAAGAGTCTTATCGATGAGGTTTTGGGGTCTCAGACAAATGAGGAGTGTGCGGTTTTGAAAACGGAGGATATTGAGGATGGGGCTGACAGTGTGCATTTGAAGCCGAACCTTATTACATACACTACCCTCATCAGTGCATCCTGTAAGCAGCAAGGGCTTGAGGAAGCACTTTCTGTGTACGAGGAAATGGTTATGAACGGGTTCTTCCCCGATGTTGTTACTTACAGTTCCATTATGTATGGCCTTTGCAAGCATGGGAGATTAGCTGAAGCAAAAGCTCTTCtgatggagatggagaagatGGGTGTGGATCCCAATCACGTCTCATATACTATCCTTGTTGATTCTCTGTTAAAGGCAGAAAGAGATGTCGAGGCTTTTATTCTTCAGAACCAAATGGTAGTTCGTGGCATTATTTTTGATGTGGTCACACTTAGTGCTTTTATGGATGGACTTTTTAAGGTTGGGAAAGCCAGTGAGGCTGCACGCATGTTCAGAACATTTTTGAAGCTTAACGTAGTTCCAAATTCTATCACCTATTCTGCACTAATTGATGGGCTTTGCAAGTTAGGAGACATGAATACTGCAGAGTCTGTGCTGCAAGAAATGGTGCAGAAGCATGCTTTTCCAAATGTTATCACCTACTCCTCTATCATAAATGGGTATACAAAGAAAGGAATGCTTGGTGAAGCTGTTAATGCACTGAGGAAGATGGTTCAGCAAAATATCTTGCCAAATGCTTTTGTTTACGCAACACTAATTGATGGTCATTTCAAGGCAGGTAAGCAAGCAGCTGCTCTTGATctatataatgagatgaaagtggGAGGATTAGAAGAAAACCGTTTTATACTTGATGCTTTTGTGAACAACTGGAAAAGAGGA encodes:
- the LOC121253854 gene encoding LOW QUALITY PROTEIN: pentatricopeptide repeat-containing protein At5g14770, mitochondrial (The sequence of the model RefSeq protein was modified relative to this genomic sequence to represent the inferred CDS: inserted 1 base in 1 codon) — its product is MVQLLKKQTKTLTSFTCLFQSLSFSSSTKHPNHSSYVKPNQNPLSSLTNVLPYPSSDTNVIPFSSSKTHLYASFFCTLIHLYLTCGRFSKASQAFFSLRNHGIVPIVPLWNRLLYEFNASGLVDQVWVLYNDMLACGVLPNVFTFNILVHSWCKVGKLGLALDFLRSADVDTVTYNTVIWGFCEQGLANQAFGFLSEMVKKXVYLDSITVNILVNGFCKIGLVKHAEWVMDDLVSGGIRRDTMGLNSLINGYCKAGEVDHAFKWMENRKNNGFLPDIVTYNTLINGFCKMGDFVQAKSLIDEVLGSQTNEECAVLKTEDIEDGADSVHLKPNLITYTTLISASCKQQGLEEALSVYEEMVMNGFFPDVVTYSSIMYGLCKHGRLAEAKALLMEMEKMGVDPNHVSYTILVDSLLKAERDVEAFILQNQMVVRGIIFDVVTLSAFMDGLFKVGKASEAARMFRTFLKLNVVPNSITYSALIDGLCKLGDMNTAESVLQEMVQKHAFPNVITYSSIINGYTKKGMLGEAVNALRKMVQQNILPNAFVYATLIDGHFKAGKQAAALDLYNEMKVGGLEENRFILDAFVNNWKRGGSMVEAEGLFKGMMSRGLLPDQVNYTSLMDGFFKVGKESDALNMAQEMTQRNIRFDVVAYNVLINGLLKLGKYELQPVYTGMRDLGLSPDHATYNTMINAYCKRGNFKNAFELWNEMKSQGLMPNSISSNILITGLCEDGDIKRAMDILNEMLMLGHHPTLTTYRVLLGASAKSMRADSILHMHEQLVGMGLKLDRAVYNTLITTLCRLGMTRKATSVLKDMTQRRLEADTITYNALIRGYCVSSHVKRAFTVYSRMLVQGVSPNIATYNLLLGGLSAAGLMKEADDLFGEMQERGFVPNAAIYDTLISGHGKIGNKKESIKLYCEMVTKGFVPKTSTYNVLISDFAKVGKMDQARELLNEMQARGVSLNSSTYDILICGWCNLSNRPELDMAWKMPYRAEAKRLFTEMQEKGFVPCESTLLRISATFARPGKKVDAQKLVKEMYKRKNI